The genomic interval ACAGGGCGAAGCTACGCTCGAATCTCGGCTTGCCCAGCCACAAAAACAGCAGCGACAGGGCGACGAGCAACGGTACGAACAGCAGAATCCGCCGCCCCTCCCGGTCGGAAAAGGCCGCGAGCGACCGTAACAAATCCCGTACACGCTCTTTCATCCGCTCCGCGTCATTCATTACAAAAGAAATTTATATCAGAATTCCTTTAAATTAATGCAACATCCTGCTAATCGGGCTATTACATTCTTTAAAATAAGACGAAGTAACGAAAAGGCAACGGTTCTCTTTCCCGTGTTTTGCATCCGGATTCACAGTCCCGAACAACTGAGATTAAGGTAATAAAATAATCTGACAGCGACAAATCCCAGAATTTTTTATTCGGCCTTTTCTGTCAATATAACTTTAGGAATCCGAACATTATGTCCGAATTTAATATAAAGGTTTCGTTTCTCGAGATTCGGTATGGCAAAGTATGAAACTCTATTCTCTCTTATTTGAGATTTAAGTTCCTCTGAATATTTTTAAATGATTGGATAAACACATTCCATTCCGTCTTCCGACCCTCGCCGGTATTCGCCCGGTCCCGCGCCCGACGCTCCGGAAGCCCGGAACGAACCGCTCCGCGACACTCGGAAAATCTTCCGCCGCGTTCCGACCCCGCCGAGCGTTTACGGACCGCCCTTTGCCGGAACGCTCAGAATTCAGCGCCAGGGCGTTCCTGCAATTTCAGGTATCGCAGCGAGGGCGACTCGACGAATTCTCCCAGGTCATACTCGGCCCACCGGTCGTCGACCCGGGCGATCGTCTCGGGAGAGGATGCCACCACATTCGGCCAGCGACGGGCGAATCCCCCGACCCCGCCGGCCTTGGTCCTCGCGTCGAAAAAAGCCATACCGCCGCTCAGCCGCACGTCGCGCGACGGATCGCAGGCCGCCGCGGCCAGCCACAGCCGGTCGGAAAACGGAAACTCCTCGGCGGCGGCGTCCATAACGACGACCCAGCTCACCCCCTGCACTTCGTTCCGCAGGACGAACCTTTCGGCATCGACTTCGGCCGAACGGCCGGCGAAAAGCACCAGAGCTCCCCAAATTTCGGCCAGCGAGCAATCGACCGACGTCACGCCGCAGCAAAACTCCCAGCGGTCGGGCAGCCGAATCTCGGCAGGGACATCCTCCGGCGAGACTCCGGTCAGGTCGACGGCCATCTTTCCGCCCAGTCCGGCCTGCGGCGAGGCATGGTCGAGTACGTCGAGGGGACCGCGCGACAGCAGCGCCTGCTCCGGCAGGCGGACGCGCCGCAGAAGCGAAGCCAGTACGCCGGCTTGCCGGACGTCGTCCGGCGTCGAAACCACGAGCAAAAACTTGTTGAACATCATCTGTCCCGCCCCCCACAGCGACGAAGCCGTCTTCAATCCCTGTCCCGGATAGGCCGTCCGGATATTCGCGACGGCTATGTTATGGGCCACGCCTTGCCAGGGCATCCACAGATCGTCCGCCTCGGGCAACATCGCCCGGCGGATCGGCGCCAGAAAAATCCGCTCGGTCGCCTTCGCTATGTAGGCGTCCTCCTGAGGGGGAACCCCCACGATCGTAGCAGGATAGACGGCATCGCGGCGGCGGGTAATCGCCGTAACGTGGAAAACAGGATAAAGGTCTTCGAGCGAGTAAAAGCCCGTATGGTCGCCGAACGGACCCTCGACCGCCTTCTCCTCGGACGGATCGACGTATCCCTCGATCACGAAGTCGCAGTCGGCCGGAACCCTCAGATCGCAGGTCAGACATCGCACCAGCTCGACCGGACGGCCGCGCAGAAACCCGGCCAGCAGATACTCGTCCAGATCGTCCGGCATCGGAGCCGTCGCGGCGTAAGCGTAGGCGGGATCGCCGCCCAGACAGACCGCCACGGGCATCCGACGGCCGAGCCGACGGTAAGCCCGGTAATGTCTCTCGCCGGTTTTGTGCACATGCCAGTGCATTCCGGTCGAACGCTCCGAGAAGACCTGCATCCGGTACATGCCCACGTTGCGGACGCCGCTTTCCGGATCGACCGTGTGGACCAGCGGGAAAGTGACGAAGCGTCCGCCGTCGAACGGCCAGCACTTCAGAACCGGAAGCTCCGAGAGCCGGACCTCGTCGCCCGTGCGGACCACCTGCTGGCACGCCCCGCGTCCCCGGCGATTCCGGGGCAGCCAGCGCGACATCCGCTCCAGCAGCGGCAGCATGCGGAGCTTGTCGGACAACGACGTTTTCGGAGCGGTCAGCTCCGAAAACAGGCTCTCGATCCGCCGGGTCAGGTCGTCGAGACTTTCCACGCCCAGCGCCAGGGCGATCCGGCGGTCGGAGCCCATCATGTTCGTCAGGACGGGGAAAGACGTGCCCGTCCGCTCGAACAGCAGCGCCCGACCGCCTCCCGGACGTTTCGACTCGCGGTCGGTCAACTCGGCGATCTCCAGCACCGGATCGACCTCGGCGGCGACTCTCACCAGCTCGCCGGCGCGCTCCAGCGCGGCGACATATTCCCAAAGATTCCTATACACGACTCGATATGTTCATTTCTCACGCATTGCCATACAGGACCGGAATACTCCTCCGCACACATCCCTATTTCCCGCTCGTGCCCGCCCGAGCGACGGGACGGCCAAACGGCGCCCGCTATCCGAAAGCCGGCCCGCCCGAGTTACGCTCCGCCGGAATGCGCATCCCGGCAAACCATTCCCGACAGCCTCACGCACGACAGGCGACGACCGGACGACCGGCCTCAGAACGCAATGCTCGGGCATCTTTTCCGGATCGGCTCCGTTCCGTCCGGCACCGGCGTTCCGGCAAAACCGACACGCAGCGACGTTCCTACGATCCCAGCGATGCCCTCAGGCTATCGGCTTCCGGCCGGAAATCCCGATACTCGTATCCCTGCGCGTCGTACAGCCGCGACAGCGACTCCAAACGCCTCAGGAAATCGGGATAGTTCCCTTCGCCTCCCGTCCAAGCCCGTTCGGCGAAAGCCGCCAGTCGGGGCAGCAACATATACTCGGCATGGTCGAGCGTCGCAACGAATTCGGTCCACAGGTTGCACTGCACGCCCAGAATCCGGCGCGACTGCTCTGCGTTCAAGCCCTCGAACGGGTCCAGATCGTAAGCCGTCCGCAACGGCAGAAAGCCGCCGAAAGCCAGCGGCTCGGTCTCGCGACTGCCCTGATAATAATCGAAATAGGAATTCATATAGGGCGTCATAATCACATCGTTGCCGTTTTCGAGCGCCGAGCGAAGCCCCTGCTCGCGCTTGCGCGACAGCACGATGGCCGTCTCCGACAGTCCGCCCTGACGAATCTCGTCCCAGCCGACCATCCGCCGATTCCTCGAGGCCAGAAAGCGCTCGATCCGGCGCACGAAATAACTCTGCAACTCCTCCTCGCTGCCCAAGCCCTCGTCCCGCATGCGTCTCTGGCAGCGGGGACACTCTTTCCAACGGGCCTTCGGACACTCGTCGCCGCCTATGTGAACAAGCCCGTAAGGGAACAGATCGGTCACCTCCGTCAGCACATCCTCCAGAAAGACGAAGGTCGAGTCCTTGCCCGCGCAGTACACGTCCTCCTTTACGCCCCACAGCGAGGGGACCTCGTAGCCTTCGCCGAGACAGCCGAGCCAAGGATAGGACGCCAGCGCGGCCATCGCATGTCCGGGCATTTCGATTTCGGGCACGATCTCGATAAACCGGTCGGCCGCGTAACGAACGATTTCGCGCACCTGTTGCCGGGTGTAATACCCTCCGTAAGGCTGCGGGTCCTTCTCGGGACGCCCGTCCTCGGCCGGCCGCAGGTCGGAGCGGTCGCGCCAGGCACCCCGGCGGGTCAGTTCCGGATACTTCCGGATTTCGATCCGCCACCCCTGATCCTCGGTCAGATGCCATTGCAGGCGATTCAGCTTGTGCATCGCCATCAGGTCGATAACCGACTTGACCTCCTCGGGACCGAAAAAGTGCCGTCCCACGTCGAGCAACAACGCCCGGTAACCGATGCGGGGCTCATCGCGGATTTCGACCACGGGCAGATCGATCGCCCGGGCCTTTTCTCCCCTCAGGGCGGACTCCGGCAACATCTGTCGGAGCGTCTGAAAACCGTAGAATACGCCCGCCGGCGAGCCCCCCGTCAGATCGATCCGGTCGGAGCGCACGCTCAGCACATAAGCCTCGGCCGGCAGATCGCCCAATGCGACGCAGATCGCTCCCGATTCCTGTCCGCCGCCCCGGACGACCGCAAGCGGCCTGCCCAGCGACTTTCCGGCCAGCCCGCCGAAAAGCTCGGCCGTACGGACCAGCGCGGAGTCCCCGTCCGAAAGACGGATCTCGGTCCGTCGGGTCAGCGAAAAGACGCCTTCGCCGACACGGACATCCGAAGGCTCGGGAACGATATCGACCGACCCGACCCTCTCGAGATGCCGGCCGCAGCCCACCAGCGCGGCGGCAGCCCATATCCAAATCCATTTTTTCATAATCGAGCAACGTTCGGCCGACGGTCGGTCGGCCCGGCGGCGTACCGGCCATTTTCCGACGCCTTTCCGGTATTGCCTGCGAAGTTCCGCGCGTATCGGTCCGACGCCGGCACAAATCCTGAAAACCTGTGCGAGCCTGAACCCGAGAACATCCCGCCCCCGGGCCGAACGAACCGGAAAGCCCTGCGGACGGTCCGCAAGGCTTTCCGGAACACAAAGGCCAGCTTCCCGTGTACGTTATCGACCGGCAGGAGCCGTCGCCGCGCTGTCGGCGGCGAACATGTGCTTGCCGTAGTCGTACCCGTTAATATCGTATTGCTTGCGCAGCGAGGCCATACGCCGGTAAAAATCGGGATAGTCCTTCCGGTCGTACGACCAGCCTACTTCGGCAATCGCGGCCAAGCGAGGCAGCAACATGTACTCGGCATGATCGAGCTCGGCAATGAATTCGGTCCACAGATTGCCCTGAACGCCGAGGATATACTCCCGCTCATGCGCGTTGAGACCCTCGTACGGATCGAGCGCATAAACCATTTCGATGGGCAGGAATCCGCCGATTCCCCGGGGCTCGTTCTCGATGTCGCGCGTCGGATAGTAGTCCAGATAGCAGTGCGTGTTGGGAGCCATGATCACATGGTTGCCGCTCTTGGCCGCTTCGATGCCGCCGGCCGCGCCGCGCCACGACATGACGGTAGCCGTCTTGGACAGCCCTCCTTCCATGATCTCGTCCCAACCGACGATCTTCCGACCTTTGCCGTTCAGGAATTTCTCCATACGCTGCACGAAATAGCTCTGCAGTTCGAACTCGTCTTTGAGCTTTTCGTCCCGAATCCGTTTCTGGCATTTCGGGCAGGCTTTCCAGCGGACCTTCGGACACTCGTCCCCGCCGATATGGATGTACTCGGAGGGGAACAGATCGACCACTTCGGTCAGCACGCCCTCAAGAAAAGCGAACGTCGAATCGTTGCCCGCGCAATACACGTCTTCCTTGACGCCCCAGACAGACGAGACCTTATAATCCTCGCCCCGGCATCCGAGATAAGGATAGGAAGCCAGTGCAGCGGTCGAATGACCCGGCATTTCGATTTCGGGAATCACCGTAATGAAGCGATCGGTCGCATAGCGCACGATCTCTTTCACTTCGTCCTGCGTATAAAATCCTCCGTAAGGCACCGAATCGAGCGGCGCGGCCGGGTCCAGATCGCAACGGTCGCGGAACGCGCCCACGCGTGTCAGCTCCGGATATTTCTTGATCTCGATCCGCCAGCCGTGGTCTTCGGTCAGATGCCAGTGAAAGCGATTGATCTTGTGCATGGCCAGAATGTCGATGAACTCCTTGACGTCGTCCACCGAGAAAAAGTGCCGGCCCACGTCGAGCATACCTCCGCGGTAAGCGAAATAAGGCTGGTCGGCGATTTCGACGACGGGCAGCTCGACAACGCCGGCTTTCTCGCCCCGGAGCACGGGCTCGGGCAACAGCTGGCGTATCGTCTGGAACGCATAATAGACGCCGGCGGGACTGCCCCCGACGATCCGCACGCCCTCGGGACGGATGCTGATCTCATAGGCTTCGGGCGCCAGATCGCCCAGCTCGACGCGGATCGCGTCGGAATCGGCGCAAGCTCCCGTTTCGACTTTCAGCGCGCGGCCGAGCGAAGGTTGCAGCAATCCGTTGAAGAAATCGGCGCTGCGCAACAGCATCGTGTCGTCGGACAACAGGCATATCTTCGTCGACCGGGTCAGATCGAACGCCCCGTCGGAGGCTTCGACCGTCACGGGACGGGGCACGATATCGACCGATTCGACCCGCGCAACACGCGGCCCGCAGGAACAAAGCGACAGGAAACCGGCACAGAAGACCGGCCAGAACAAGGCTTTCATAGATTGATGTTTTGGTTTCATAATCGGTAGTGAACAGTACAAAAGTAATTTTTTTTGTCAAAATTCCGAATACCTCGCCTTCATTCGGCCGGCAACACAAGGCAGACCCTCCGGCCGGCCGGATGCTCCGACTGCTGCAACGGACCGTCCGACACGGCGCGTACCGGCCGTCCGGTCTCCGACGATCGAATCCGGCACCCGCGCCTTTGCGCCCGGAGTCCGCCCGCGATCCGAACCGCCATAAACGCCGGACCGCTTCCACCGTACGGTCCGGTCATGCCGTCCGGCCCGGACAGGCAAACCGGTTCGCATCGCCCCGGGCATCCGCGATTTTCCGGACCGCCATGGCCCCGAACATAGAAAAGCAACCGTAACGAGCGCTACGATTTCAACCGGCCGGGCTCCCGCCACAGCCCGCGCTGGCCGCGTCCGAGCACGGTCCGGATCAAAAGGGCGACGAACCGGACGATGGCGGGGCTGCCGGATTCCTGTATCCCGCGGGAAGAAAGCCCCGCCGCCCGAACGCCTTCCTCCCGCAGACTCACATGCCGGAACATTCGTTTATATCTCCGTCCGATTTGTCTCGAGTCGATAAAATTTTATAACTTTGTAAGCATTTGTACTTTTCGGTACACAGGGAAAACCAAAAACTATCTAATCAAAAACACTATGGCAAATAAAGAGCAAAAGCTTTTCGCCGAATTTCCCCCGGTCACGACCGAGCGGTGGGAGGAGGCGATCAAAGCGGACCTCAAGGGAGCCGACTACGAGAAAAAGCTGGTATGGAAAACGGCGGAAGGGTTCAACGTCCGCCCGTACTACCGCGCCGAGAATCTCGAGGGGCTCCGGTTCCTCGGCTCGCAGTGCGGCGAGTTCCCTTACGTCCGGGGAACCAAGAAAAACAACGACTGGCTGATCCTGCAAACGATCGAAGTCGAGTGCCCGCGCGAGGCCAACGCCCGCATTCACGCGCTGCTGACCAAGGGAGTCGAATCCATCGGGCTCGTGATCGGCAACAAGGAATTCTCGGCGGACGATCTGGACACGCTGCTCGGCGGCGTCTCGCTGCGTAACACCGAGCTGACTTTCAGCGGCTGCGCGACGAAAAAGGTCGCCAGACTTTTCATAGAGAAACTCGACCGCGAAAACGCAGGGCCCGACGACGCGCGGGCGAACTTCGTTCTCGATCCGATCGTCAAGAAGCTGACCCTCAAAGGCACGATGGCATGCAAAAGCGGGCAGTGCAAAGGTTTCGAGAACCTCGCCTCGCTGATCGGAGCGGGAGCCAAATACAAAAAGCTGCGGACGGTCTCCGTCTCCGGCGAGACATTCCACAACAGCGGCTCGACGATCGTGCAGGAGCTGGCCTTCACGCTGGCGGCCGGACACGAATACCTCGTGCGGCTCACGGAGCTCGGCGTGCCGGTCGAAAAGGCGGCCCGCTCGATCCGCTTCTCGATGGCCGTCAGCTCGAACTACTTCATGGAGATCGCCAAGTTCCGCGCCGCGCGGATGTTGTGGGCCAATATCGTAGCGCAGTACGAGCCCTCATGCGAGTGCGCCGCCAAAATGTTCGCGCATGCCGTGACCTCGCGGTGGAACATGACCGTCTACGACCCCTACGTCAACATGTTGCGCGGCACGACCGAAGCGATGAGCGCGGCGATTGCCGGCGTTCACTCGATCGAGGTGCTGCCGTTCGACGCGGCCTACGAGAAGCCGACCGACTTCTCGGCCCGCATCGCGCGTAACGTGCAGTTGCTGCTCAAGGAAGAGTCGCATTTCAATCAGGTATGCGACGCGGCCGGCGGATCGTACTACATCGAGAACCTGACCGCCTCGATTGCCGAGCAGGCGTGGAGCCTGTTCAAGCAAGTCGAAGAAAAAGGAGGCTACATCGCCGCGTTCGAGGCCGGATTCATTCAGGATCAGGTCGAAGCCTCGGCCGCCAAGAAGGACCTGAACATCGCCAAGCGGCGCGAGACGCTGCTCGGAACGAATCAGTTCCCGAACTTCAGCGAGGTGGCCGGCGACGAAATCACCGAAGAGGTCGTTACGGGCAAGAGCTCGTGCCGTTGCGGCTGCTCGTCTCAGGCGCCCGAGGGCGTCCGCACGCTGAAGCCCTATCGCGGCGCGATGGCTTTCGAGCAGATGCGTCTGAAGGTCGACCGGAGCGGAAAGAGCCCGAAGGCTTTCATGGTGACAGTCGGAGCGCTCGCGTTCGCCCGGGCCCGGGCCCAGTTCTCGTGCAACTTCTTCGCCTGCGCCGGCATCCGCGTGCAGGACAACACTTATTTCCACAGCGTCGAGGAAGGGATACGCGCCGCCGTCGAGGCGAAAGCCGACATCGTCGTGATCTGCGCGTCGGACGACGACTACGCGACGCTCGCCCCCGAAGCCTACAAGCTGCTCGACGGCCGGGCCATCTTCGTCGTGGCCGGAGCGCCCGCCTGCAAGGAGGAGCTCGAGGCGCAGGGCATCAAGAATTTCATCAGCATCCGCGACAACGTGCTCGAAACCCTTCACTACTACCTGAAGGAGCTGGGCATCTAAACAGGGATTAATCATGAGAGCCAAATTTTCAGACCTGACATATACGAACAGCGCCGCCGGAAAGTCCTGCGACGCGAAGGAGGGCGCCGAAGCGCAGCCTTGGATGACCCCCGAGCACATCGCCGTGAAGGGGACCTACACCGCCTCGGACCTCGAGGGCATGGAACACCTGAACTACGCCGCCGGCATCGCTCCGTTCCTGCGCGGCCCGTACAGCACGATGTACGTGATGCGCCCGTGGACGATCCGTCAGTACGCCGGTTTCTCGACCGCCGAGGAGTCGAACGCGTTTTACCGCCGCAACCTCGCTTCGGGACAGAAGGGACTGTCCGTAGCGTTCGACCTGGCCACGCACCGCGGCTACGACGCCGACCATCCGCGCGTCGTGGGCGACGTGGGCAAAGCGGGCGTGTCGATCTGCTCGGTCGAGGATATGAAAGTGCTGTTCGACGGCATTCCGCTCGACAAGATGTCCGTCTCGATGACGATGAACGGCGCCGTGCTGCCCGTACTGGCGTTCTACATCGTGGCGGGGCTGGAGCAGGGTTGCACGCTCGAGCAGCTGAGCGGCACGATCCAGAACGACATCCTCAAGGAGTTCATGGTCCGCAACACCTATATCTACCCGCCCGAATTCTCGATGAAGATCATCGCCGACATCTTCGAATACACGTCGAAGAACATGCCGAAATTCAACTCGATCTCCATTTCGGGCTACCATATGCAGGAAGCCGGCGCGACGGCCGACATCGAGTTGGCGTACACGCTGGCCGACGGACTGGAGTATCTGCGTACGGGAGTGAACGCAGGCATGAGCGTCGACACGTTCGCGCCCCGGCTGTCGTTCTTCTGGGCTATCGGCATGAACCACTTCATGGAAATCGCCAAGATGCGGGCCGCCCGCCTGCTCTGGGCCAAGATCGTGAAGCAGTTCGACCCGAAAAATCCCAAGTCGCTCGCCCTGCGCACGCATTCGCAGACGTCGGGCTGGTCGCTCACCGAGCAAGACCCGTTCAACAACGTGGCCCGTACGGCCATCGAGGCGATGGGCGCCGCGCTCGGCCACACGCAGAGCCTGCACACGAACGCGCTCGACGAGGCGATCGCCCTGCCGACCGACTTCTCGGCCCGCATCGCCCGCAACACCCAGATCTACATTCAGGAGGAGACCTACGTCACGCGCAGCGTCGACCCGTGGGCCGGCTCCTACTACGTGGAGTCGCTGACCAACGAGATCGTGCACAAGGCATGGGAACTGATCCAAGAGGTCGAAAAGCTCGGCGGCATGGCCAAAGCGATCGAGACCGGCATTCCGAAGATGCGCATCGAGGAAGCGGCCGCCCGCAAACAGGCCCGTATCGACTCGGGCAACGACACGATCGTCGGCATCAACCGCTACCGTCTGGAGAAGGAAGACCCGATCGACATCCTCGCCGTCGACAACACGGCCGTGCGGGAAGCTCAGATCAAACGCCTGAAGGAGCTGCGGGCGAACCGCGACGAGGCGAAAGTCCGCTCTGCGCTGGCGGCCATTACCGAGTGCGTCAAAACGAAAAAAGGAAACCTGCTGGAGCTGGCCGTCGAGGCTGCGAAGGCCCGCGCGTCGCTGGGCGAGATTTCCGACGCCTGCGAGGCGGTCGTCGGGCGCTACAAGGCCGTGATCCGCTCCATCTCCGGCGTATACTCAGCAGAAGTGAAAAACGACAAGAACTTCGAACAAGCCAAGGCTATGGCCGAGCAGTTCGCCAAGAAGGAAGGCCGCCAGCCGCGCATCATGATCGCCAAGCTGGGTCAGGACGGCCATGACCGGGGGGCCAAAGTAGTCGCCACCGGCTATGCCGACATCGGCTTCGACGTCGATATGGGACCGCTGTTCCAAACCCCGGCCGAGGCGGCCAAGCAGGCCGTCGAGAACGACGTGCACGTCGTCGGCGTCTCGTCGCTCGCGGCCGGACACAAGACGCTCGTGCCGCAGATCGTCGCCGAACTCAAGAAGCTCGGTCGCGAGGACATCGTCGTGATCGTCGGAGGAGTGATTCCTCATCAGGACTACGACGACCTGTACAAGGCCGGCGCCGCCGCGATCTTCGGCCCCGGAACTCCGATTGCGACCGCCGCGATCAAGATACTCGAAATCCTGCTCGCCGAATAACGACCGGCAAATAAGCGAAAAAGCCGCTCCGCGCTGTGCGCGGAGCGGCTTTTTCTATCCGACAGCCTGTCACGGTCTATGGCCGCGACCGATGGTCGTTCTCGTACGAAAAACCACTCATATGTTCTCCTGTACCCTCCCTCGGGTTCTCCATGTTTCCGACACCCCGGCATCCCTCCGCCGGAGAGGATTCAGGATAAGGACCCGATCGGACGCACGGCCTGCGGGCGGTTGCTGACCGCGACCGGCCGATGAAAAAATTCCGGTTGCGAACGTATGGTACATAAGGAGTATAATGGCCTCAAAAAAGCGGCATAACTTCCGCGAATAAACAGCCGTCCGCAAAAACGCCGCACGACACGGCGGGAAACGACGGCAACCCGGACCGCGGCACGGCGCCGTTCGACGGAGAATCCCATCCATTTCGAGTTTCAGGCGCGCGCTTTTCACGCGCCAACGGCCTGGAACGGGCCTTACCCCTTCTCCGACAAGCGTGCGGTCAGCCAGTCAATCCTGTTTTTCTGCAATTCGATGATTTCGTCTTTGGCTTCGATCACGCGACGGGCCATTTCCAGCAGGTCGGCCGGAGCCTCTTCGGGTCCGTTCGGCCGTACGATTTCGCCCTCGCCCCGTATCAGCCATTCCAGAGAAACTTCCGGATATGTGGCGATAAATTTCGCCAAAGTATCCTCGGTAATCCCGGTCGGACTCTCCAAGGTCCCCCGGGATATACCGGTTTTACTGTAAAATTCTCGCTTGCTAATAGACAGATTTTCAATATAATATAAAATTCTATCCTTAACTGGCGAAATATTTCGTCGTTTTTCTTGCATAATGGCGAAATCCTTCGTATTATTGCAGTGCTTTTACATCCGTTTTTATTCGTCGGCGAAGCTGGACACGCAAAAATCCGGCCCTGTTCGCTCGTGGCTATAAATCGGATAAAGATATACATTTTCAATTAATTTTTACTCAACAATTTTTCATTCGCGAAAGGCCGAAATCATGGAGGGGGAGAGACACACTCAGACACTATTTTGTTCAACTCAAACAATTTAACCAAAAGACTATGAAGCGAATTTTTATCAACCGAGTTTTGGCGTTTCTCCTGATCGGGGCGACGCTGACTTACGCCGGCTGCAAGGACTACGACGACGACATCGGGAACGTGCAGACCGAACTGAGCGAGACGGCTGCCGCGCTGCAAGAGCAGCTGGGTGCCTTGCAGACGGCCCTGACCGGAGCTCAGAACGAGGCGGCTGCCGCGACACAGAAAGCCGCAGCAGCCAAGGAAGCCGCCGATGAGGCCGCCGAAACGGCTGCGGCAGCTCAGAAAGCCGTCGCCGATGCCAAGACGGAGGCCATTCGGGAGGCTATTTCTCAATGCCAGTCTCTGATTTCGGACAAGGCCGACCAAAGCGCGCTCGACGAGCTGGCCAGCCAGATCGAAGGTATCGAGAAAAACCTGTCGCAAACGCTGAAGGACTATGCCACGATCGACGACATGCAGAAATTCGAGAAAGCGCTGGAAGTACAGCAGAAAGCGCTGGAGAAGTACGCCGACGAGCTCGGCGACAAGGCCTCCTCGGCCGATCTGACGGCGCTCGATCAGAAACTGTCGGGACTGATCGAAAACATCCGCAAGAGTGCGATCGACCAGGCAACCCTCGAAAAGGCCGTGAAGGACCTGAACGCCGAGATCATGAAAAAAGTGGGAGAACAGCTTTCCTCGCTCAGCGGCGTACTTTCGTCCCGGCTGACGAGCGTGACGCTGGTTCCCGGCCTCTATGTCGACGGAATCCCCACGATCGAGTTCCTGTCCGTATCGTACAATGCCCTGACGATCAATCCGGACGGTAGCACGAAGAAAGCCGCGAAAGCCACGATCGTCTCCGACGAGTCGACAACGGCCGATTATCGCCTGAATCCTACCGGAGTACAGAAGGAGGATATCGGAACGCCCTCGTTCGTTTCGACGACGGCCGTGACCCGAGCCGCCGAAACGGGAGAAAATACGCCTGTGAAAGTCGTCGGCCACGACATCGAAAACGGCATCCTGACCGTCAATGCGGCCAAGACCTCGACCGAGTCGCTGAAGCTCGACGGCAACAAGATCTATACCGTCGCGCTGAAAGTGCCCGTAGCGGACGACTGTCTGTTCGAGAACGAGACCGAGGCTTATGTCTACTCCGAATACGTCCGGCTCGAAGAGTCGACCGTAACGCCCGTTATCGCCGCGCAGTTCGATAATTCGCAGCAGATTACCGATTTCGATTGCGCTCACGGCGCGCATCATCATTTTTCGGACTACGCTACGATCTACGGTGCGGCACAGGCCGAAAAAATCTCCAAGAGCATCAAGTACAACGAGCCGTTCGACCTGGCCGGCATGGTGACGGGTTGCTACGACGACGGGGCGAACGCCAATGAAATGACCGCAGACAAACTCGAGGGCTACGGTCTGAAGTTCCGTTTCGAGCTGGCACCCGATGCTTACAAGCTGGGACCCAACCAGACCGATCAGCAGCAATTCGCCCGCATCGACGGAACGACGATCACGTCACAGGTTCCGGGCGGCGAGGCCAACAACCGTGCGGCTATCGACAAGGAGCCCATCGT from Alistipes ihumii AP11 carries:
- a CDS encoding menaquinone biosynthesis decarboxylase; amino-acid sequence: MYRNLWEYVAALERAGELVRVAAEVDPVLEIAELTDRESKRPGGGRALLFERTGTSFPVLTNMMGSDRRIALALGVESLDDLTRRIESLFSELTAPKTSLSDKLRMLPLLERMSRWLPRNRRGRGACQQVVRTGDEVRLSELPVLKCWPFDGGRFVTFPLVHTVDPESGVRNVGMYRMQVFSERSTGMHWHVHKTGERHYRAYRRLGRRMPVAVCLGGDPAYAYAATAPMPDDLDEYLLAGFLRGRPVELVRCLTCDLRVPADCDFVIEGYVDPSEEKAVEGPFGDHTGFYSLEDLYPVFHVTAITRRRDAVYPATIVGVPPQEDAYIAKATERIFLAPIRRAMLPEADDLWMPWQGVAHNIAVANIRTAYPGQGLKTASSLWGAGQMMFNKFLLVVSTPDDVRQAGVLASLLRRVRLPEQALLSRGPLDVLDHASPQAGLGGKMAVDLTGVSPEDVPAEIRLPDRWEFCCGVTSVDCSLAEIWGALVLFAGRSAEVDAERFVLRNEVQGVSWVVVMDAAAEEFPFSDRLWLAAAACDPSRDVRLSGGMAFFDARTKAGGVGGFARRWPNVVASSPETIARVDDRWAEYDLGEFVESPSLRYLKLQERPGAEF
- a CDS encoding beta-N-acetylhexosaminidase, with amino-acid sequence MKKWIWIWAAAALVGCGRHLERVGSVDIVPEPSDVRVGEGVFSLTRRTEIRLSDGDSALVRTAELFGGLAGKSLGRPLAVVRGGGQESGAICVALGDLPAEAYVLSVRSDRIDLTGGSPAGVFYGFQTLRQMLPESALRGEKARAIDLPVVEIRDEPRIGYRALLLDVGRHFFGPEEVKSVIDLMAMHKLNRLQWHLTEDQGWRIEIRKYPELTRRGAWRDRSDLRPAEDGRPEKDPQPYGGYYTRQQVREIVRYAADRFIEIVPEIEMPGHAMAALASYPWLGCLGEGYEVPSLWGVKEDVYCAGKDSTFVFLEDVLTEVTDLFPYGLVHIGGDECPKARWKECPRCQRRMRDEGLGSEEELQSYFVRRIERFLASRNRRMVGWDEIRQGGLSETAIVLSRKREQGLRSALENGNDVIMTPYMNSYFDYYQGSRETEPLAFGGFLPLRTAYDLDPFEGLNAEQSRRILGVQCNLWTEFVATLDHAEYMLLPRLAAFAERAWTGGEGNYPDFLRRLESLSRLYDAQGYEYRDFRPEADSLRASLGS
- a CDS encoding beta-N-acetylhexosaminidase; translation: MKALFWPVFCAGFLSLCSCGPRVARVESVDIVPRPVTVEASDGAFDLTRSTKICLLSDDTMLLRSADFFNGLLQPSLGRALKVETGACADSDAIRVELGDLAPEAYEISIRPEGVRIVGGSPAGVYYAFQTIRQLLPEPVLRGEKAGVVELPVVEIADQPYFAYRGGMLDVGRHFFSVDDVKEFIDILAMHKINRFHWHLTEDHGWRIEIKKYPELTRVGAFRDRCDLDPAAPLDSVPYGGFYTQDEVKEIVRYATDRFITVIPEIEMPGHSTAALASYPYLGCRGEDYKVSSVWGVKEDVYCAGNDSTFAFLEGVLTEVVDLFPSEYIHIGGDECPKVRWKACPKCQKRIRDEKLKDEFELQSYFVQRMEKFLNGKGRKIVGWDEIMEGGLSKTATVMSWRGAAGGIEAAKSGNHVIMAPNTHCYLDYYPTRDIENEPRGIGGFLPIEMVYALDPYEGLNAHEREYILGVQGNLWTEFIAELDHAEYMLLPRLAAIAEVGWSYDRKDYPDFYRRMASLRKQYDINGYDYGKHMFAADSAATAPAGR